A stretch of the Amycolatopsis sp. BJA-103 genome encodes the following:
- a CDS encoding DUF4303 domain-containing protein has product MIPTEADLADALTTAARAAVSDLFRGNPGHTFYYVTLTTPGEAFGPALSAWSREALAQRSDADDVRYSYADSPFSIQGEQYLKPVRELFAARPAVFDIADDDASDAEFALRLRAMETALLRLADEGLFGVGEARADVLALVEVVPGDEENVDRASRLNPPGSALDAWLAYWTS; this is encoded by the coding sequence GTGATCCCGACCGAAGCGGACCTCGCGGACGCGTTGACCACGGCCGCTCGTGCCGCTGTCTCGGATCTGTTCCGCGGCAACCCTGGCCACACCTTCTACTACGTCACGCTGACCACGCCCGGCGAGGCGTTCGGTCCTGCGCTGTCGGCGTGGTCACGCGAGGCGCTGGCACAGCGATCGGATGCTGACGACGTCCGCTACTCCTACGCCGATTCGCCGTTTTCGATCCAGGGTGAGCAGTATCTGAAGCCCGTCCGCGAACTGTTCGCCGCCAGGCCGGCGGTGTTCGACATCGCCGATGACGACGCGTCCGACGCGGAGTTCGCTCTTCGGCTGCGTGCGATGGAGACAGCGCTGCTCAGGCTGGCTGATGAAGGGCTGTTCGGTGTCGGCGAGGCTCGGGCGGACGTGCTGGCCCTGGTCGAGGTCGTTCCTGGCGACGAGGAAAATGTCGACCGAGCTAGTCGGCTCAACCCGCCCGGGTCGGCGCTGGATGCTTGGCTGGCCTACTGGACCTCGTAG